The proteins below are encoded in one region of Saccopteryx leptura isolate mSacLep1 chromosome 1, mSacLep1_pri_phased_curated, whole genome shotgun sequence:
- the LOC136388659 gene encoding olfactory receptor 5AR1-like has translation MAGENCTVFTDFILLGLSGRQDVQRGLFVLFLLVYGITLIANLGMILLINLDPRLHTPMYYFLSSLSFCDVCYSSTVSPRMLADFLSEQKRIPYHLCFVQMFFFGFFAAVECVMLSVMAYDRYVAVCNPLSYTVVMSRRLCTQLVAIAYIAGLLDVTVFTSCTFPLSFCNSNVINHFFCDIPPLLALSSSDTTSSEIASVISCSCVVGSSIVTVLLSYSYIITTVLRMNSAEGRRKAFSTCASHLTAVAIFHGTLLFMYFRPNSSYSTDTDKMASVFYTVVIPMLNPLIYSLRNKDVKGALKKAIDTKLCSG, from the coding sequence ATGGCTGGTGAGAACTGCACTGTCTTCACTGACTTCATACTCTTAGGACTTTCTGGCAGACAGGATGTGCAGCGGGGGCTCTTTGTGCTCTTCCTGCTGGTTTATGGCATCACTCTGATCGCCAACCTAGGCATGATCCTGCTCATCAACCTGGACCCCAGACTCCACACGCCCATGTACTATTTCCTGAgcagtctgtctttctgtgaTGTCTGCTACTCCTCCACGGTCTCTCCCAGGATGCTGGCCGACTTCTTATCTGAACAAAAGAGGATTCCATATCATTTATGCTTCGTTCAGATGTTCTTTTTTGGGTTCTTTGCAGCTGTCGAATGTGTCATGTTGTCTGTCATGGCGTATGACCGTTACGTAGccgtttgtaatccactttcttACACAGTTGTCATGTCCAGGAGACTCTGCACCCAGCTCGTGGCCATTGCCTATATCGCAGGTTTGCTCGATGTAACAGTCTTCACTTCTTGTACTTTTCCATTATCATTTTGCAATTCCAATGTCATCAATCACTTTTTTTGTGACATCCCACCCTTACTAGCCCTCTCCTCCTCAGATACTACTAGCAGTGAGATAGCATCGGTCATTTCCTGTAGCTGTGTTGTGGGGTCCAGCATCGTCACTGTCCTCCTCTCCTACAGCTACATCATAACCACCGTTCTTAGAATGAACTCAGCCGAGGGGAGACGCAAAGCCTTCTCCACCTGTGCCTCCCACTTAACTGCTGTGGCTATATTTCACggcacactcttgttcatgtatTTCCGTCCCAATTCCAGTTACtccacagacacagacaaaatGGCCTCGGTTTTCTACACCGTTGTCATCCCCATGCTAAACCCACTGATCTACAGTTTAAGGAATAAGGATGTGAAAGGTGCCCTGAAAAAAGCAATTGACACTAAATTATGTTCTGGATGA